The genomic segment GCTGGATTTCAGGATCGTCTCGTTCAGGCTTTCGCTGCGCTGCAGCTCGCGCAGGGCCGATGTGCGCGAAACCACCAGCCCGTGCAGGGCAAAGGTGGCCGAATAGATGGCCCCGATATAGACCGGCAATTGCAGGCCGATGATGCGGAAAAGAGGTTCGTCGGTCAGGAAACCGGCGACTGCACAGGGCGCCAGCACGATGAACACCATCAGCGCGGCAAGGCGCGGCGTGCCGTAATTGCGCAGCACGATTCCGCAGACCATGGCCGATGCCGAAAGGCAGGCGATCACGGCCATCACCCAGTCCCCGCTGAGTAGCACGGCCACGGTGCCGAAGCCGACCGATCCGGCCCACAGGCAGGCAAGCAGCGCTGACAACAGGCGTGGGGGTGTTCGCCCGGCGGCCATTGCCCTGCGGCCGTGGATCAGCACGCCCACGCGCACCGCGCCAAGAGCAACTTCGAACAGGAACCAGGAAATGAACACGGCAAAGGGCAGACGCCATGCCGCCAGACCGGCAACAAGCGCCGTGTTCAGCACGCCGCCCAGGAAGATCGGAAGCGAACCGAACAGGCCCCGCGTCAGTTCTGCATGGATGGGCGCCGACACCGGTGTGCGGGCGCCCAGCAGCCAGCCTGCAAGGCCATCCTTTGCATTGCCACGCATGGTCATCGTTAGCGAAGCCCCCTTATTTCAGGAGCATGCTAAGCGCCAATGGTTAACAACAATCGCTGGAAAATGGACCTAATTTCTCAATTCGGCGTATTTTTCCGAGGGATAGCACCCTTAGCTGTCACGCTTCTCAAGCCACTCTTCCAGCCACTTGATCGAATAGTCGCCATTCAGAATGTCGGGCTGATCGAGCAGGGCTTCGTGGAGAGGGATAGTGGTCTTCACGCCTTCGATCACCATTTCGTCCAGCGCGCGCTTCAGGCGCATGATGCAGCCTTCGCGCGTGCGGCCATAGACGATCAGCTTGGCGATCATGGAATCGTAATAAGGCGGGATCGAATAGCCTGCATAAAGCCCGCTATCCACGCGCACATGCATACCGCCCGCTGCGTGATAGGCCTTAACCTTGCCCGGCGAGGGGGCGAAGGTCCACGGATCTTCCGCATTGATGCGGCATTCGATGGCGTGGCCCTTGAATTCCAGCTCGTCCTGCGTGACCGACAGCGGCTTGCCATCGGCAATGCGGATCTGTTCGCGCACCAGATCGACGCCGGTGATCGCTTCGGTAACGGGATGTTCCACCTGCAGGCGGGTGTTCATCTCGATGAAGTAGAACTCGCCATCTTCCCACAGGAACTCGATCGTGCCCGCGCCGCGATAGCCCATTTCGGCCATGGCCTTGGCCACGATGCCGCCCATCCGCTCACGATCCTCGGAAGAGAGGACGGGCGAGGGGGCTTCCTCGATCACCTTCTGGTGGCGGCGCTGCAGCGAACAGTCACGCTCGCCCAGATGGATGGCATTGCCGTTGCCGTCACCGAATACCTGGAATTCGATGTGGCGCGGATTGCCGAGATATTTTTCGAGATAGACGGTGTCGTCACCGAAGGCGGCCTTCGCCTCGCTGCCGGCCTGCTTCATCAGCGTTTCGAGCTGGTCGGGGCTGGGGCATACTTTCATGCCGCGCCCGCCGCCGCCCGATGCGGCCTTGATGATTACCGGATAGCCGATTTCCTCGGCGATCTTGGCAGCCACAACCGGATCGCTGATCGCCCCGTCCGAACCGGGAACAAGCGGCAGGCCCAGCGCACCGGCCGTGCGCTTGGCTTCCACCTTGTCGCCCATGGTGCGGATATGTTCGGGCTTCGGCCCGATCCATGTAATGCCGTGAGCTTCCACGATTTCCGCGAACTTGGCGTTCTCGGACAGGAAGCCGTAACCCGGATGGATCGCATCCGCGCCCGAAATTTCCGCCGCCGAAATGATCGCCGCGATATTCAGATAGGAATCTGTCGCGGAAGGCGGGCCGATGCAGATCGCCTGATCCGCCAGCCGCACATGCATCGCATCCGCATCGGCGGTGGAATGCACCGCCACGGTTTCGATGCCCATTTCATGAGCCGCGCGATGAATGCGCAGGGCGATTTCGCCGCGATTGGCGATCAGCAGGCGGGTAATCGGCATGGCGGCGCGGCCCTTACGCGATCACGACCAGCGGCTGGTCATATTCGACCGGCTGCGCGTTCTCGACAAGGATAGCCTTTACGGTGCCGGCGGCAGTGGCAGTGATGGGGTTCATCACCTTCATTGCTTCCACGATCAGCAGCGTATCGCCCACCTTCACCGTGTCGCCCACCTTGATGAAGGACGGCGAACCGGGTTCGGAAGAAAGATAGGCCGTGCCCACCATGGGGGATTTCACCGCATTGGCATGATCGGCCGGTGCGCTTTCGGCAGGTGCCGCAACCGCGGCGGCCGGAGCGGCAGCCGGGGCAGCGGCGGCAACAGCCACCGGAGCGGCGGCGACGGCGGCAACAGCCCCGCGCGAGACGCGGATCTTGCGATCGCCGTCTTCCACCTCGATTTCGGTAAGACCGGTATCGGCCAGCATTTCAGCCAGCTCACGAACCATATCGGTATCGACATTCATCCGGCCGGTACGGCCCGATGCGCCCTTGCTTTCGCCCATTCGTTCCTCGTGGGTATCCTGTTTTGCGGCCGCTATGCGCAGACAATGCCGGGCTGGCAAGGGGTGACGGCCGGATTTCCCCTTGGGGTTGGTGCCCCGCGGCGTGCCTTACAGCGTTGCCGCGTGTTCCAGGGCGACCAGATAACTCTTTGTACCAAGGCCCTTTACGGTCTTCACCGCTGCCATGCCGATATAAGAGATATGGCGAAATTCCTCGCGCTGCTCGGGATCGGAAAGATGCACTTCGATCACCGGCGTCTTGATGGATTTTGCCGCATCCAGCAGCGCGATGGAGGTGTGGGTATAGGCGCCGGGGTTGATGAGGATGGCCTTGGCCCCTTCGGCCTGCGCCTCATGCATCCAGTCGATCAGATGGCCTTCATGGTTGGACTGGCGCATGTCAATCTCCAGCCCCAGTTCCCGCGCCCGGTCTTCCAGCATGCCCGCGACATCGTCCAGCGTCTCGGTGCCGTAAATCTCCGGCTCGCGCATGCCGAGCAGGTTCAGGTTCGGGCCGTTGAGGACATAGACGGTGGTGGCGGTGGGGGTGGCGGACATGAGTGCTTCTCCTTGGAGGCGCGACATAGCGGGAAGGGGGGCGGGTGGGTGGGAAGGCAGTGTGGGAGGGGCTGATTACCTCTCCACTCCCTTGACCTTTCCCCATTGGCGCGCGGCGGTGTAGCCGAGATAGCCGGTGCCGAAGAGGGCATAGAGCGGCTCCGGCAGCCCGTTGAGATAGGCGTTCATGCCGCCGGCGATGTCGCGCGCCACTTCGGGGCGGAAAGCGGCGATCAGCCCCATGGGAATCGCCCACAGCAGCAGGACATAGATCACATAGAGGAAACTGGGCCGGGCGCGGCTGGTCCATGGGTCTTTCGAATTGGCTTCAGCCACGATGGCGGAAAGCTGGGCCTGGATCAGTTCCATTTCTTGCGTGCCTTCCAGCTTCATCAATTCCAGCCGGGCCTTTTCCCGCGCGGCCTTGTCGGGAATCACCTTGTCGATGATCGAGGAAATCGGGCCGATCAGCACGTCGAGGATTGCCATGGGTCTGCTCCTGTGAATTGCGATTCGCAGGATGAAGTAACCAAAATGGTTCGTGTAGGAAAATGGAAAATCCGATGTGGCGCGTTGACTCGGCGCGGCCCGCCTCCGGTTCCCTTTTGTTGCCGTTCTGCCTCCTTCTGCCTGCCTTGTGTGCTTCCTCGGTCGCCTTGTGGTCGCTCTCGGGTTAGGAGGCGCGAAGGCCCCTGAAAGAGAGGATTTCGCATGAAGCTCGCACGGTTCGAGATTGCCGGACAGACCGACATCGGCGTGGTGGAGGATGAAGGCGTCATCAGCCTGGCCGCCGCCGGATGCCAGTTCCCCGATATGCTCTCGATCATCGCCGGGGGTGAGGCTGCGCTGCAGGAAATCCGCGAGCTGACCGATGTGATCGCCCCGCATCACCGGCTGCAGGACGTGCGCCTGCTCGCCCCGCTGCGGCCGGGCAAATATATCGCCATCGGGATGAATTACGCCAAGCATGTCGCGGAAATGGGACGCGATTCCACGCCTGCCCACCAATATTGGTTCAACAAGCAGACCAGCTGCATTTCCGGCCCCTTCGATTCCATCGACCCCGGCGTTTCGGAAATGGTCGATTACGAAGTGGAACTTGGCGTGGTGATCGGCGCACCGGCCAAAGGCGTAAGTGCGGACGAGGCGCTGTCCCACATCTTCGGCTATGTCGTGGCGAACGACGTTTCCGCGCGCGACTGGCAGAAGCACACGCCCACTTTCACCATGGGCAAGAGTTTCGACACACATGGCCCCATCGGCCCGTGGATCGTCACGGCGGACGAGATTGCCGACCCTCAGGCCCTGGCCCTGCGCTGTTTCGTGAATGGCGAAAAACGGCAGGAAAGCACCACTGCCAACATGATTCACCCGATCGCGAAGCAGATCGAATATCTCTCCACCGCCTTCACGCTTGAGCCGGGTGACCTGATCGCCACGGGCACGCCGGAAGGCGTCGGGATGGGCATGGACCCCAGGCAATTCCTGCAGGAAGGTGACGTAGTGCGCTGCGAGATCGACGGCATCGGAGCGATCGAGAACCGCGTTGCCCGTGCGACCTGACGCCCGGCTTAAAGCCGGGGCCGCGTCTGACGATTTTGGGGTGAGTTAAGTCCACTGGTCGGGACGAGAGGATTCGAACCTCCGACCCCCACACCCCCAGTGTGATGCGCTACCAGGCTGCGCTACGTCCCGACAGTGGAGGCGCGCCCTATAGGCAGGTGTCTGCGATCATGCAAGCGCCGTTCCGGCCTTTTGGATCGAAGCTGTGCGGAATGGCGAAAGGGGGCAGGCGCGTTGCACCCCCATGGCTTTGCTGCTAGGCGCGCAACCTGTTTGCCGGAGCCTTGAAATCCAACATTCCGGCACCAACTGAACGCGAAAATTTCCGCCGATGATGAGGGGCGTGCCTGATGCTTGATTACCTTTCCGCCAGCGCCGGAGCCAGCGGCACGCAGCAGTTGATGGGCTTCCTGCCCATCGTCGGCATGATCGTGATCTTCTGGTTCCTGATCCTTCGCCCGCAGATGAAGCGACAGAAGGAACACCAGCAGAAAGTGCAGGGCGTGAAGCGCGGGGACCAGGTGGTTACCGGCGGCGGCCTTGTCGGCAAGATCGTCAAGGTCGACGATGTCTATGTCGAAGTCGAACTCGCCCAGGGCGTGAAGGTGAAGGCGGTCAAGCAGACCATCACCGATGTGCTGACGCCCGGCGGCACCCCCGCCAACGACTGATCGGACAAGCGCGATGCTCGATTTTCCCGGTTGGAAAAAGGTCTGGCTCTGGTTCCTGACGCTGACGGCGGTTGCCGCTGCGTTGCCGACCATCGCTTCGCTCAGCGGCGTGAAATGGCCGGAGGCCCTTCCGGGGCCGCAGGTCAATCTGGGGCTGGACCTTGCCGGTGGCAGCCAGATCCTGCTGGAGGCGAATACTTCGCAGGTCGCCCGCCAGCGTCTGGAAAGCATGGAAGAAGACGTGCGCCGCGTGCTGCGTCAGGCTTCGCCGGCCATCCGCATCGGCGATCTTTCCAGCAGCAATGGCCGGATCAGCTTCCTGCTCGACGATGCCACTCAGGTGGACCGCGCGCGGGAAGAACTGCTGCCGCTCGTCAATGGCAGCGGCCCGGTGCGGGAATGGAACCTTGAAGTGGTGGATGGCAGCCGTTTCGTGCTGACCCCCACCAAGAACGGCCTCGAACAGGCGATTTCCAACGCGATGGATACGGCGACCGAAGTGGTCCGCAAGCGTATCGACGCGCTGGGCACGCGCGAGCCGACCATTATCCGCGAAGGCGATACCCGCATTTCCGTGCAGGTTCCCGGCCTCAGCGATCCCGAAGCGCTCAAGTCGCTGCTGGGCCAGACCGCCAAGCTGGAATTCAAGCTGGTGGACGTCACCGCGCTGCAATCTGACATCGTGCAGGGCATTGCCCCTCCGGGTAGCGAAATCGTTCCCTATGCGCCGGGCACTCCGCTGGCGGGCACTTCAATTGCCGTGAAGCGCCTTGGCGGCATTCGCGGGGATTCGCTCACCAACGCCCAGCAGAGCTTCGAACAGCGCAGCAATCAGGCGGTGGTGGACATCACCTTCGATCAGGCGGGCGGCAAGAAGTTCGCCGACCTGACCGCGCAGAATGTCGGCAAGCCCTTCGCCATCATCCTTGACGGCCAGGTGCTTTCCGCTCCGAACATCAACGAGCCGATCCTTGGCGGCAAGGCGCAGATTTCCGGCAGCTTCACGGCGGAAAGCGCCAACCAACTCGCCATTTCGCTGCGTTCGGGTGCGCTGCCGGTCGACCTGACCGTGATCCAGCAGGGCACCGTCGGCCCCGAACTGGGCGCTGACTCGATCCGCAAGGGCCTACTGGCCATGAGCATCGGCTCGCTCGCGGTGCTCATGCTGATGGGCTTCACCTATGGCCGGCTGGGCCTCTACGCCAATGCCGCGCTGGTGGTGAACGTGCTGATGCTGCTGGGCGTGATGGCGGCGTTCAAGACCACGCTGACCCTGCCGGGCATCGCCGGTTTCGTGCTGACCATCGGTGCGGCGGTGGACGCCAACGTGCTGATCAACGAACGCATACGCGAAGAGAGA from the Erythrobacter sp. SG61-1L genome contains:
- the accB gene encoding acetyl-CoA carboxylase biotin carboxyl carrier protein, with the translated sequence MGESKGASGRTGRMNVDTDMVRELAEMLADTGLTEIEVEDGDRKIRVSRGAVAAVAAAPVAVAAAAPAAAPAAAVAAPAESAPADHANAVKSPMVGTAYLSSEPGSPSFIKVGDTVKVGDTLLIVEAMKVMNPITATAAGTVKAILVENAQPVEYDQPLVVIA
- the accC gene encoding acetyl-CoA carboxylase biotin carboxylase subunit, producing MPITRLLIANRGEIALRIHRAAHEMGIETVAVHSTADADAMHVRLADQAICIGPPSATDSYLNIAAIISAAEISGADAIHPGYGFLSENAKFAEIVEAHGITWIGPKPEHIRTMGDKVEAKRTAGALGLPLVPGSDGAISDPVVAAKIAEEIGYPVIIKAASGGGGRGMKVCPSPDQLETLMKQAGSEAKAAFGDDTVYLEKYLGNPRHIEFQVFGDGNGNAIHLGERDCSLQRRHQKVIEEAPSPVLSSEDRERMGGIVAKAMAEMGYRGAGTIEFLWEDGEFYFIEMNTRLQVEHPVTEAITGVDLVREQIRIADGKPLSVTQDELEFKGHAIECRINAEDPWTFAPSPGKVKAYHAAGGMHVRVDSGLYAGYSIPPYYDSMIAKLIVYGRTREGCIMRLKRALDEMVIEGVKTTIPLHEALLDQPDILNGDYSIKWLEEWLEKRDS
- a CDS encoding fumarylacetoacetate hydrolase family protein — protein: MKLARFEIAGQTDIGVVEDEGVISLAAAGCQFPDMLSIIAGGEAALQEIRELTDVIAPHHRLQDVRLLAPLRPGKYIAIGMNYAKHVAEMGRDSTPAHQYWFNKQTSCISGPFDSIDPGVSEMVDYEVELGVVIGAPAKGVSADEALSHIFGYVVANDVSARDWQKHTPTFTMGKSFDTHGPIGPWIVTADEIADPQALALRCFVNGEKRQESTTANMIHPIAKQIEYLSTAFTLEPGDLIATGTPEGVGMGMDPRQFLQEGDVVRCEIDGIGAIENRVARAT
- a CDS encoding holin family protein, with the translated sequence MAILDVLIGPISSIIDKVIPDKAAREKARLELMKLEGTQEMELIQAQLSAIVAEANSKDPWTSRARPSFLYVIYVLLLWAIPMGLIAAFRPEVARDIAGGMNAYLNGLPEPLYALFGTGYLGYTAARQWGKVKGVER
- the secD gene encoding protein translocase subunit SecD; amino-acid sequence: MLDFPGWKKVWLWFLTLTAVAAALPTIASLSGVKWPEALPGPQVNLGLDLAGGSQILLEANTSQVARQRLESMEEDVRRVLRQASPAIRIGDLSSSNGRISFLLDDATQVDRAREELLPLVNGSGPVREWNLEVVDGSRFVLTPTKNGLEQAISNAMDTATEVVRKRIDALGTREPTIIREGDTRISVQVPGLSDPEALKSLLGQTAKLEFKLVDVTALQSDIVQGIAPPGSEIVPYAPGTPLAGTSIAVKRLGGIRGDSLTNAQQSFEQRSNQAVVDITFDQAGGKKFADLTAQNVGKPFAIILDGQVLSAPNINEPILGGKAQISGSFTAESANQLAISLRSGALPVDLTVIQQGTVGPELGADSIRKGLLAMSIGSLAVLMLMGFTYGRLGLYANAALVVNVLMLLGVMAAFKTTLTLPGIAGFVLTIGAAVDANVLINERIREERKRGRRVVAAIETGYKEASRAIFDANITNVIAAVLLFAFGSGPVRGFAVVLMIGIVTSVFTAVTMTRLWVAGWLRKARPQELNI
- the aroQ gene encoding type II 3-dehydroquinate dehydratase, yielding MSATPTATTVYVLNGPNLNLLGMREPEIYGTETLDDVAGMLEDRARELGLEIDMRQSNHEGHLIDWMHEAQAEGAKAILINPGAYTHTSIALLDAAKSIKTPVIEVHLSDPEQREEFRHISYIGMAAVKTVKGLGTKSYLVALEHAATL
- the yajC gene encoding preprotein translocase subunit YajC → MLDYLSASAGASGTQQLMGFLPIVGMIVIFWFLILRPQMKRQKEHQQKVQGVKRGDQVVTGGGLVGKIVKVDDVYVEVELAQGVKVKAVKQTITDVLTPGGTPAND